A genome region from Candidatus Methylomirabilota bacterium includes the following:
- a CDS encoding Na/Pi symporter, translating to MTVLLALFGGTALLLYGIRLGGEALQRALEGRLRSLLMGLSRNRFLAVVSGAGITAIIQSSAATTLMLIGFVSAGLMSFRQTLGVILGADIGTTLTVQLIAFRLTDYSPLLVGLGFTTTFLARRRVVKDVGQAVLGLGLLFLGLKLILDNVGPLKSAPLAADLLGAVAANPLAGVLVGAVFSALLTSSAATLGLALAFAHQGLLPLGGAVAIVLGANIGTCVTALTASIGATAEAKRVAVAHIGFKVLGAALVFPFIGPLTHAVAATADGPARQIANAHTLFNIGISLVFLPF from the coding sequence GTGACCGTGCTGCTCGCCCTCTTCGGGGGCACGGCGCTCCTGCTCTACGGGATCCGCCTGGGCGGCGAGGCGCTCCAGCGCGCGCTCGAGGGGCGCCTCCGGAGCCTCCTCATGGGGCTCTCGCGGAATCGCTTCCTCGCGGTCGTCTCCGGCGCGGGGATCACGGCGATCATCCAGTCCTCGGCCGCGACGACGCTCATGCTGATCGGTTTCGTCTCCGCGGGTCTCATGAGCTTCCGGCAGACGCTCGGCGTGATCCTCGGCGCCGACATCGGTACGACGTTGACGGTGCAGCTCATCGCCTTCCGGCTCACGGACTACTCGCCGCTCCTCGTCGGGCTCGGCTTCACGACGACCTTCCTGGCGCGGCGGCGGGTGGTGAAGGACGTCGGCCAGGCGGTGCTCGGGCTCGGGCTCCTCTTCCTCGGCCTCAAGCTGATCCTCGACAACGTGGGCCCGCTCAAGTCGGCGCCGCTCGCCGCGGACCTCCTCGGCGCCGTGGCCGCGAACCCGCTCGCCGGGGTCCTCGTCGGCGCGGTGTTCAGCGCGCTCCTCACGTCCTCCGCCGCGACCCTCGGCCTGGCGCTCGCGTTCGCGCACCAGGGGCTCCTCCCGCTCGGCGGCGCCGTGGCGATCGTCCTCGGGGCGAACATCGGTACCTGCGTCACCGCGCTCACCGCGTCGATCGGCGCGACCGCCGAGGCCAAGCGCGTCGCCGTCGCGCACATCGGCTTCAAAGTCCTGGGCGCCGCGCTCGTGTTCCCCTTCATCGGGCCCCTGACGCACGCGGTCGCCGCGACGGCCGACGGGCCCGCGCGCCAGATCGCGAACGCCCACACGCTCTTCAACATCGGGATCAGCCTGGTCTTCCTGCCCTTC